One Xiphophorus hellerii strain 12219 chromosome 24, Xiphophorus_hellerii-4.1, whole genome shotgun sequence DNA window includes the following coding sequences:
- the LOC116715493 gene encoding uncharacterized protein LOC116715493, with product MLMRSHSERKALPGFSALLTLSTPKERDVTFSSPVYFTPRDSIFTPQSPTLSPDWVTEALSTLEKGEQELQTLRERQQTEVEEVNRELDNAVIGAQREERRLLEKVEQDYREAQRHLSQVKRENSAAVRVVQSLVDQQIRKIAQLKEQIQRWGFMADGSNRNQFQRGVIELTQPWEISLTLKRVTFLSSSLYKTLNFGETDIREQGMTYHIGVCGDQGHKCALHSGDTNFSNINPREIRKEPQPSRGAQRSSPVENIRTNSGNFRVVRKLHLSSSTENEDEPKSTKSPIQRHREVSESSQDEEVESVCSDTQGQDIFLAIPSVSSQAESEGDESDCRHNETKRRNTVKGKRRQKALVMVSCEEPSCPLGESDDKRSNPATFSKARCKGSVCRHNLVEASTKHLVLSQQSLSKNNTLKETSVDSGSLSSTVDSEDSCHTYTVDTPWDGSLKQDHCCSISTTDLSRKEHLLMNDDKTECRKLRRVNRMRLTSKPSAFEQCPGNFTESNKSIITPKRQSRSQTRGTHSLSVNRVGRSLSMSAIDGDKLNQDRDLTLCSKDNKDTVEIPFRESEEGIGLAALDSAHLVKQFGKQGSGRTDFNLPSGVYATARGQLFVVDCGNARIQVTDLQKNIVQQVSPSGSDRSSRICNYFDVAVNSKGLIALTCAAERALLVFSRHGRLLQTFGGTMTGSTNEELDAPRGVTVTCQDEFVVADIKRGTLTALKLDPKTGARLERTVVTGFHRPYLVGACLTNGLMAVSERGNETGRVPCIRVLEPGWNTIRILGVCSGLGPVLTCPWGLCIDHDGDVLVADWGKQHHRVLIYPSKGMGWPLVTDNLNSPRGLALLPDGHMVVSDSMNHCIKIYRYK from the coding sequence ATGTTAATGAGGTCTCACTCTGAGAGAAAAGCCCTCCCTGGCTTCTCAGCCTTACTGACACTCAGCACTCCAAAAGAGAGAGATGTGACCTTCTCATCTCCAGTGTACTTTACCCCACGGGACTCCATCTTTACACCACAATCTCCTACTTTATCGCCTGATTGGGTGACAGAGGCACTTTCAACACTGGAGAAAGGAGAACAAGAACTTCAGACCCTAAGAGAGCGACAGCAAACCGAAGTGGAGGAGGTAAACCGTGAACTGGACAATGCAGTGATTGGAGCTCAGCGAGAGGAGCGACGCCTTCTTGAAAAGGTGGAGCAGGACTACAGGGAAGCCCAGAGACACCTTAGTCAAGTGAAGAGAGAAAACTCTGCAGCTGTGAGAGTTGTGCAGTCACTTGTTGATCAGCAAATTCGTAAAATTGCTCAGTTGAAGGAACAGATTCAGAGATGGGGTTTTATGGCTGATGGATCAAACAGAAATCAGTTTCAAAGAGGTGTAATAGAGCTTACGCAACCATGGGAAATCTCTCTAACCCTGAAAAGGGTCACTTTCCTTTCAAGCTCCCTGTATAAGACTTTAAATTTTGGGGAGACTGATATTCGTGAACAGGGTATGACTTACCACATTGGAGTCTGTGGTGACCAAGGACACAAATGTGCCTTGCACTCTGGTGATACAAACTTCTCAAACATAAATCCTCGTGAAATCCGAAAGGAACCCCAACCAAGCAGAGGCGCGCAAAGGAGCAGTCCAGTGGAGAACATCAGGACAAACAGTGGGAATTTTCGTGTTGTCCGGAAACTACATCTGTCAAGCTCCACAGAGAATGAGGATGAGCCTAAATCAACAAAGTCTCCAATTCAACGACATCGTGAGGTATCAGAATCTTCACAAGATGAAGAGGTAGAATCTGTCTGTTCAGACACACAAGGGCAAGATATTTTTCTTGCTATTCCATCTGTCTCCAGTCAAGCAGAATCAGAAGGTGATGAGTCTGATTGCAGACATAATGAAACAAAGAGACGCAACACAGTGAAAGGTAAAAGAAGGCAAAAAGCCCTTGTTATGGTCTCATGTGAAGAACCATCATGTCCTCTGGGAGAAAGTGATGACAAAAGAAGCAATCcagcaacattttcaaaggCTAGATGCAAGGGTTCAGTCTGCAGACACAATCTTGTAGAAGCTTCTACGAAACATCTTGTTCTTTCACAACAAAGCCTTTCAAAGAATAACACCTTAAAGGAAACATCAGTGGACAGTGGAAGTCTTTCATCCACAGTAGATAGTGAAGATTCCTGCCACACTTACACTGTAGATACTCCATGGGATGGATCTCTTAAGCAGGACCACTGCTGCTCAATCTCCACCACTGACCTTTCTAGAAAGGAACACCTTTTGATGAACGATGACAAGACTGAGTGCAGAAAGCTGAGAAGAGTCAACAGAATGCGTCTCACCTCAAAACCTTCAGCATTTGAACAATGTCCAGGAAACTTCACAGAGTCTAACAAGAGCATCATCACCCCTAAAAGACAATCAAGATCTCAAACTCGGGGTACGCATAGTTTAAGTGTAAACCGTGTTGGCAGATCTCTGTCCATGTCAGCCATTGATGGTGATAAACTAAATCAAGACAGAGACTTGACATTATGCAGCAAGGACAACAAAGACACAGTTGAAATACCTTTTAGGGAATCGGAGGAAGGCATTGGTTTAGCTGCGTTGGACTCAGCTCATCTGGTCAAACAATTTGGTAAACAAGGATCAGGCCGAACTGACTTCAATCTGCCAAGTGGTGTTTATGCAACTGCCAGAGGGCAACTCTTTGTGGTGGATTGTGGCAATGCCCGAATCCAAGTGACAGATCTCCAGAAGAACATTGTGCAGCAAGTCTCTCCTTCAGGATCGGATAGGTCTTCCCGCATCTGCAACTATTTTGATGTGGCTGTAAATTCAAAAGGCCTCATTGCCTTGACCTGTGCCGCTGAACGAGCATTGTTGGTGTTCAGCCGCCATGGACGCCTTCTTCAAACATTTGGCGGCACCATGACTGGTTCCACAAATGAAGAGCTGGATGCTCCAAGAGGGGTCACTGTTACATGTCAAGATGAATTTGTAGTTGCTGACATCAAGCGTGGCACCTTAACAGCTTTAAAGTTGGACCCCAAAACTGGGGCAAGGTTAGAACGTACAGTTGTAACCGGGTTTCACCGACCATATTTGGTAGGAGCCTGTCTCACCAATGGCCTTATGGCAGTCTCAGAAAGAGGCAATGAAACTGGTCGTGTTCCATGCATTCGAGTCCTGGAACCCGGCTGGAACACTATCAGAATCCTTGGGGTGTGCTCTGGCCTGGGTCCTGTCCTGACCTGCCCCTGGGGCCTTTGTATAGACCATGATGGGGATGTCTTAGTGGCAGACTGGGGAAAGCAACACCACCGTGTACTCATCTACCCATCAAAAGGTATGGGCTGGCCTCTTGTGACAGACAACCTCAATAGTCCACGGGGGCTGGCGCTTCTCCCCGACGGCCATATGGTTGTATCAGACAGTATGAATCACTGCATTAAGATTTATCGCTACAAATGA
- the LOC116715913 gene encoding hemopexin-like, whose translation MEPVITRTLILLVLVTISTAAPLQDAAVEDGGTSPAAPDRCGGVEFDAIAPNEKGNTLFFKGDHVWNGFTGPAQLSSLHFKELSGPINAAFRMHNTENPNDHDHIYLFQDDKVYSYFNQTLEEGYPKQIQEDFPGVPTHLDAAVECPKGECMADSVLFFKGQDVHVYDIATKAVKTKTWSHLPSCTSAFRWLEHYYCFHGQNFTRFHPVSGEVTGAYPKDARHYFMNCPNFGHGGDRKPLKCSNIKLNAATTDDGGRTYFFAGPIYIRVDTHRDGFHAFPITRAWKEANDGVDAVFSYDSKIYLIKGDQVYIYKADAHFTLIEGYPKTVKEELGIEGTVDAAFVCPTENIAHIIQGNSMRDVDLTATPRVISREFPLPLSDIDAGLCGDDGIRLFKGSQFYYYESPRILAMGRIAPVASDITSALMGCED comes from the exons ATGGAGCCGGTGATCACCAGAACTCTGATTCTGTTGGTGCTGGTCACCATCTCCACAGCAGCACCGCT ACAAGATGCAGCAGTAGAAG ATGGAGGCACTAGCCCTGCCGCTCCAGACAGATGTGGCGGTGTTGAATTCGACGCCATTGCTCCTAATGAAAAAGGAAACACTCTCTTCTTCAAAG GTGATCACGTGTGGAATGGCTTCACTGGTCCAGCTCAGCTCTCCAGTTTGCACTTTAAGGAACTGAGTGGTCCTATTAATGCCGCTTTCCGCATGCACAACACCGAAAACCCCAACGACCACGATCACATCTACCTTTTCCAG GATGATAAAGTGTACAGTTACTTTAACCAAACTCTGGAGGAAGGGTATCCAAAACAAATCCAAGAGGATTTTCCTGGAGTTCCCACTCACCTGGACGCTGCAGTGGAGTGTCCCAAAGGAGAGTGCATGGCTGATTCGGTTCTGTTCTTTAAAG GCCAGGATGTGCATGTTTATGATATTGCCACAAAAGCAGTGAAGACCAAGACATGGTCCCACCTGCCGTCCTGCACGTCTGCTTTCCGCTGGCTCGAGCACTACTACTGTTTCCACGGACAGAACTTCACCCGCTTCCACCCCGTCTCAGGAGAGGTGACCGGCGCCTACCCCAAAGACGCCCGGCATTACTTCATGAACTGCCCCAACTTCG GTCACGGAGGAGATCGGAAACCTCTTAAATGCAGCAACATCAAACTGAATGCAGCCACCACAGACGATGGAGGCAGGACGTATTTCTTTGCAG GTCCGATCTATATTCGGGTTGACACACACCGTGACGGATTTCATGCCTTCCCAATAACCAGAGCGTGGAAGGAGGCGAACGATGGAGTTGATGCCGTTTTCTCTTACGACAGCAAAATCTACTTGATTAAG GGCGATCAGGTTTACATCTATAAAGCAGACGCTCACTTCACCTTGATTGAAGGCTACCCTAAAACTGTCAAGGAGGAGCTGGGCATTGAGGGAACTGTGGATGCTGCATTTGTATGCCCAACTGAAAACATAGCTCACATAATTCAAg GGAACAGTATGCGTGACGTTGACCTCACCGCCACACCCAGGGTTATTAGCCGAGAATTCCCATTGCCGTTGTCTGATATAGACGCCGGTCTGTGCGGTGATGACGGGATAAGGTTATTTAAAGGTTCGCAGTTTTACTACTATGAAAGCCCCAGGATACTGGCGATGGGCAGGATCGCACCAGTGGCCTCAGACATCACCTCAGCGCTGATGGGATGTGAGGATTAG